Proteins found in one Sphingobacteriales bacterium genomic segment:
- a CDS encoding T9SS type A sorting domain-containing protein, with protein sequence MKHFYLLFLMIGLFALKTQAQSCEGGTIGSTLGNSFTLCPGQNTVLSNTGASATANYTYIATTTNGTILSVLTNNILSVDATNTVSRRVYGVSYSGTLNAPVGSNIATIGASGCTDLSGNYLSVGDPLTLDVDVSCNNGSANVQISVDGGIGNAQNFVFTNQNGAPLTNDPNTTAVTVTDESGCSVTQAVDFDCTSPCDDITFSSGYNCEAGAATLALTASGGSGFYQYTNNGVVVDDGDPVQNGQTLNLVLQDLINGCSVVADPLTVACNPCASLPLPGFTTLCVFGKAYLFIDAPYTYNLHDQNGNPVVNGNAYNAGSTLVVDGTINGNCTLPTLTLIFNQCSACSGLFLSPTYTCNGTTATLEMSAVGGSGSYSYTDGAGNPLTTGTQKSQGDTLSVVVKDNVTNCTYQTPLFQINCNNNCNSYFIAYSVSASCYNGKKYFYYISDNDGTVIKDQNNNIIQNGQALSPGNYQLSAYNNSGCIRPLQPFEVSCISCDGSLAATSSYSCNTATGVATLQLAASGGTAPYTFTTQNGNTIQNGATLSDGQQLTITVTDANNCSAMAAPLVVDCEVAVNCSTLQATASYVCNNNGQGVLNVIATGGTAPYTFRNQNNVVVSNGTLLNDGASYIITVIDANGCTFSATSFTVQCAIPCNTLTATASYICVNGVATLNVSASGGNGGYVFKNQGITVVNGALLSDNQFVQITVTDAEGCSFTTNAFTVDCPPPCPAISINASYICQGETPYLQVSASGGAAPYAYYYNGNSVQSGSVLPNNASVGVSVTDANGCTVSAVPFTTVCNDPCDNSTLSINASFICNQNGTATLSVAATGGVGNVVFTTQSGAVVQNGQTLSNGTYLITATDANGCTATATPLLINCTANPCLNTDLQVSANYICNNQGSGVLNITANGGTPPYSFYNALNGAALQNGQTVFNGVTYQVSVTDANGCFASTGSFTVNCPIVPDCSTLNGTATYACSNGVAALNVFASGGSAPYIFADQNGNVWNNGTVLTNGTTYIFTVTDSNNCTKPAGSFTVNCAIDPCIGNPLTLTAAYTCINGIATLNMAAAGGTAPYTFTNQNGFSFSNGAALVNGATYVFTVTDANNCTYTATAFTVDCPPPNPCASANLTATAGYNCEAGVATLNLAANGGLPPYTFTDQLGNEWQNGDAISHEAAFIFTVTDTNGCTETATPFVVDCPSVSVCDNLVVSASYNCINNVATLAVNANGGTPPYSFVNQLGQTLANGAPLSHEAQVIITVTDANDCVKVAPAFTVDCPTGLEDAATAHIALFPNPLHNNDALHIINNGGGMIDVVRVYNAQGKLITQLNTAFSTFASLDTRSWAAGVYMIAFEKEGAVYYSKLIKI encoded by the coding sequence ATGAAGCATTTTTATTTATTATTTCTGATGATAGGCTTGTTTGCCCTTAAAACGCAAGCACAAAGTTGTGAAGGCGGTACTATCGGAAGCACTTTGGGTAACAGTTTTACGCTGTGTCCGGGGCAGAATACGGTATTGAGCAATACCGGAGCCTCTGCTACTGCCAACTATACCTATATTGCCACTACTACCAATGGTACTATTCTATCTGTACTCACCAACAATATTTTGTCGGTTGATGCCACCAATACAGTATCGCGCCGCGTGTATGGCGTATCCTATAGCGGCACACTCAACGCTCCGGTGGGCAGCAACATTGCTACCATCGGTGCTTCGGGCTGCACGGATTTGTCGGGCAACTACCTGTCGGTGGGCGACCCGCTTACTTTAGATGTAGATGTGAGCTGTAATAATGGAAGTGCTAATGTTCAAATTTCGGTGGACGGCGGTATCGGCAATGCTCAAAACTTTGTTTTTACCAATCAAAATGGCGCACCGCTCACCAACGACCCCAATACTACCGCCGTTACGGTTACTGATGAAAGCGGTTGCAGTGTAACCCAAGCTGTTGATTTCGATTGCACTTCGCCCTGCGATGATATTACATTTAGTTCGGGTTATAATTGCGAAGCCGGTGCTGCTACTTTAGCTTTGACAGCGAGCGGAGGCAGCGGATTTTATCAATACACCAACAACGGCGTGGTGGTAGATGACGGTGACCCCGTTCAAAATGGGCAAACCCTGAATTTGGTGCTGCAAGATTTAATCAACGGTTGCTCCGTAGTAGCCGACCCGCTTACGGTGGCTTGTAATCCTTGTGCAAGTTTGCCTTTACCCGGCTTTACTACTTTATGTGTATTCGGCAAAGCCTACTTGTTTATAGATGCTCCTTATACCTACAATCTGCACGACCAAAACGGCAATCCGGTAGTCAATGGCAACGCTTATAATGCAGGCAGCACTTTGGTTGTAGATGGTACTATCAATGGTAATTGCACTTTGCCTACCCTCACTTTGATATTTAATCAATGTTCCGCTTGCTCAGGGCTGTTTTTATCTCCTACCTACACCTGCAACGGCACTACTGCCACCCTTGAAATGAGTGCCGTAGGCGGTTCTGGAAGTTACTCTTATACAGATGGTGCGGGAAATCCTTTGACAACAGGTACGCAAAAAAGTCAGGGCGATACGCTTTCTGTTGTCGTAAAAGACAATGTAACCAACTGTACCTATCAAACCCCCTTATTTCAAATAAATTGTAATAATAATTGTAATTCCTATTTTATCGCTTATTCGGTGTCGGCTTCGTGCTACAATGGTAAAAAGTATTTTTATTATATTTCGGATAATGACGGCACAGTTATTAAAGACCAAAACAATAATATTATCCAAAACGGACAAGCCTTGTCGCCGGGGAATTATCAGCTTTCTGCCTACAACAACAGTGGTTGTATTCGTCCTTTACAACCTTTTGAAGTATCCTGTATTTCTTGCGATGGTTCTTTGGCGGCTACTTCTAGCTATTCTTGCAATACTGCCACCGGCGTAGCTACTTTACAACTGGCAGCAAGCGGCGGTACAGCTCCTTATACTTTTACGACCCAAAATGGGAATACTATTCAAAACGGAGCAACATTGAGCGATGGGCAACAACTCACAATTACCGTTACCGATGCCAATAATTGCTCGGCAATGGCTGCACCTTTGGTAGTGGATTGTGAAGTGGCTGTCAATTGTTCTACTTTACAGGCTACTGCTTCTTACGTTTGTAACAACAACGGACAGGGGGTTTTGAATGTGATTGCCACTGGCGGTACTGCTCCCTATACTTTTCGCAACCAAAATAATGTGGTCGTAAGTAATGGAACTTTATTGAATGATGGAGCGAGCTATATAATTACAGTAATAGATGCCAACGGCTGCACGTTTTCTGCCACTTCATTTACGGTGCAATGCGCAATACCGTGTAATACGCTCACCGCTACGGCTTCTTATATTTGTGTAAATGGAGTAGCTACTTTGAATGTATCGGCAAGTGGCGGAAATGGCGGCTATGTATTTAAAAATCAAGGGATTACGGTGGTCAATGGTGCTTTGTTGAGTGATAATCAATTTGTACAGATTACCGTCACCGATGCCGAAGGCTGTTCATTTACCACCAATGCTTTTACGGTAGATTGTCCGCCGCCCTGCCCTGCCATCAGCATCAATGCAAGCTATATCTGTCAGGGTGAAACGCCTTATTTGCAAGTAAGCGCGAGTGGCGGTGCTGCCCCTTATGCTTATTATTACAACGGAAATAGTGTACAAAGCGGCAGTGTATTGCCCAATAATGCAAGTGTTGGCGTTTCTGTTACCGATGCCAACGGCTGTACGGTTTCGGCAGTTCCTTTTACGACAGTATGCAACGACCCTTGCGATAATTCTACTTTGAGTATCAATGCTTCTTTTATCTGCAATCAAAACGGTACTGCTACTTTGAGCGTAGCTGCTACCGGAGGAGTGGGTAATGTGGTGTTTACTACACAAAGCGGTGCGGTGGTCCAAAACGGACAAACGCTCTCGAATGGCACTTACCTCATCACGGCTACCGATGCCAATGGCTGTACGGCAACAGCTACGCCTTTACTAATTAACTGCACTGCTAATCCTTGTTTAAATACCGATTTGCAGGTAAGTGCTAATTATATTTGCAATAATCAGGGTAGCGGCGTACTCAATATCACCGCCAATGGCGGAACACCGCCTTACAGTTTTTACAATGCTCTGAATGGTGCTGCCCTGCAAAACGGACAAACGGTATTCAACGGTGTCACTTATCAGGTGAGTGTTACCGATGCCAACGGTTGTTTTGCTTCTACGGGTTCTTTCACTGTTAATTGCCCCATTGTACCGGATTGCAGCACCCTGAACGGAACAGCAACCTATGCGTGCAGCAATGGAGTGGCTGCGCTCAATGTATTTGCAAGCGGCGGCTCGGCTCCTTATATTTTCGCCGACCAAAACGGAAATGTATGGAACAACGGTACTGTTTTGACCAATGGAACTACTTATATTTTTACTGTTACCGATTCCAATAATTGTACGAAGCCCGCAGGTAGTTTTACTGTAAATTGTGCTATTGACCCTTGCATCGGCAACCCGCTGACGCTTACTGCTGCTTATACTTGTATCAATGGTATAGCTACGCTCAATATGGCGGCGGCGGGTGGCACTGCGCCTTATACTTTTACTAATCAAAACGGCTTTTCTTTCAGCAATGGTGCTGCTTTGGTCAATGGAGCTACTTATGTTTTTACCGTCACCGATGCGAACAACTGCACCTATACTGCCACCGCATTTACAGTAGATTGCCCACCGCCTAATCCTTGTGCTTCTGCGAATTTAACTGCCACAGCAGGATATAATTGCGAAGCCGGAGTTGCTACTTTAAATCTCGCTGCCAACGGTGGTTTGCCACCTTATACTTTTACCGACCAATTGGGCAATGAATGGCAAAACGGCGATGCCATAAGCCACGAAGCAGCTTTTATTTTTACTGTCACCGATACCAATGGTTGCACTGAAACCGCCACTCCTTTTGTAGTGGATTGTCCTTCTGTGTCTGTTTGTGATAATTTGGTGGTGAGTGCTTCTTATAATTGTATCAATAATGTGGCTACGTTGGCGGTGAATGCCAATGGCGGCACTCCACCTTATTCTTTTGTGAACCAATTAGGGCAAACCCTTGCCAATGGCGCGCCTTTGAGCCACGAAGCACAGGTGATTATTACCGTCACCGATGCCAATGATTGTGTAAAAGTAGCTCCGGCATTTACGGTAGATTGCCCTACCGGTTTGGAAGATGCCGCCACTGCTCATATTGCCTTATTCCCAAATCCTTTGCACAATAATGATGCACTCCACATCATAAATAATGGCGGTGGAATGATTGATGTTGTGCGGGTGTATAATGCGCAAGGCAAATTAATTACTCAACTGAATACGGCGTTCAGCACTTTTGCTTCGTTGGATACCCGTTCTTGGGCGGCAGGGGTGTATATGATAGCTTTTGAAAAAGAAGGTGCTGTATATTACAGCAAACTGATTAAAATCTGA
- a CDS encoding T9SS type A sorting domain-containing protein — MRKSPFEDGSITINNLQGVAVFHQPVYKGVSALDLPALPQGMYWVVFQNKNYYSTTKIIIQP; from the coding sequence TTGCGAAAATCACCTTTTGAAGACGGAAGCATCACCATCAATAATTTGCAAGGGGTAGCGGTTTTTCATCAACCTGTCTATAAAGGTGTATCCGCATTAGATTTGCCCGCATTGCCGCAGGGTATGTACTGGGTTGTTTTTCAAAACAAAAATTATTATTCCACCACTAAAATTATTATTCAACCATGA
- a CDS encoding YegS/Rv2252/BmrU family lipid kinase: MIFKIFIHFAAIVILKKKIAFIINPRSGTDRKKGILQLIDAEMDKSRYEVECIFTEYAAHATEIANRCAQANYYATVAVGGDGTVNEVARALIGSHTALGIIPKGSGNGLARSLNIPLDSRAAIRFLQATTPIYMDCGLLNNAPFFCACGSGFDSRVATQFSNAHFRGIAGYVYLSAIEYWRYRPASYRICTDSGYDQTVEAFFVAVCNANQFGSNFKIAPQASVNDGYLDVCVVKKFPLYSAPAMIWSTFKGETPKNGYVEIIRCRQVSVSSTALTHYHFDGEARSTSEPIDLKVQIRHNALSVLYDNGSASI, from the coding sequence TTGATTTTCAAAATATTTATTCATTTTGCTGCTATCGTTATATTGAAAAAAAAAATAGCTTTCATTATCAATCCGCGCTCCGGCACTGACCGCAAAAAAGGAATATTGCAGCTCATTGATGCCGAAATGGATAAGAGTCGCTACGAGGTGGAGTGTATTTTTACGGAATACGCCGCACACGCCACCGAAATTGCCAACCGCTGTGCACAAGCGAATTATTATGCAACCGTAGCCGTAGGCGGCGATGGCACCGTAAATGAAGTAGCACGCGCCCTTATCGGCAGCCATACCGCTTTGGGTATAATACCCAAAGGCAGCGGCAATGGTTTGGCTCGCAGCCTCAATATTCCGCTCGACAGCCGCGCCGCTATCCGTTTTTTGCAAGCGACAACCCCCATCTATATGGATTGCGGCTTGCTCAATAATGCACCTTTCTTTTGCGCCTGCGGCAGTGGCTTCGACAGCCGCGTAGCCACCCAATTCAGCAATGCACATTTTCGCGGCATTGCAGGCTATGTGTATCTTTCTGCCATAGAATACTGGCGATACCGCCCCGCATCATATCGCATTTGCACCGATAGCGGCTACGACCAAACTGTGGAGGCTTTTTTTGTGGCAGTATGCAACGCCAACCAATTCGGTAGCAACTTTAAAATTGCGCCGCAAGCCTCCGTTAATGACGGGTATTTAGATGTATGTGTAGTAAAAAAATTCCCGTTATACAGCGCACCAGCGATGATATGGAGTACCTTTAAAGGCGAAACCCCCAAAAACGGCTATGTAGAAATTATCCGTTGCCGTCAGGTATCCGTCAGCAGTACCGCGCTCACACATTACCACTTTGACGGCGAAGCACGCAGCACTTCCGAACCTATTGATTTAAAGGTGCAAATTCGCCACAATGCCCTCTCTGTATTGTATGATAATGGCTCTGCCTCCATATAA
- a CDS encoding peptidoglycan-binding protein: MLALMMSVSAIAQSVADDLPPNPEYGKCYAKCKTADVYETTTERVLVKEEGSRVLTEPARYENGEERILAKEASQRIEVIPATYETVSEQILVKPAGKKLIEVPAKYDNVTEQILVSPETGRWVKKKVDPACLSANPEDCMVQCWEKVPAQYKTITKRVTVQPATTQEVEIPAEYKTVTKQVIKTPATTRVVDIPAEYKTITTKKLVSPATSRTESIPAEYKDVTKRNLVRKGEFTGWQEVLCAAKTTDSKIMSVQRALQGQGYDPGPIDGVMGSKTKAALTKFQTDKGLSVGNMSIETLKALGVDAN; this comes from the coding sequence ATGCTTGCATTGATGATGAGCGTATCTGCAATTGCACAATCAGTTGCTGATGATTTACCGCCAAATCCTGAATACGGCAAATGCTACGCTAAATGTAAAACAGCCGATGTTTATGAAACCACTACCGAAAGAGTATTGGTGAAAGAAGAAGGTTCTCGCGTACTTACCGAGCCTGCACGTTACGAAAACGGCGAAGAGCGTATCTTGGCAAAAGAAGCATCTCAGCGCATTGAGGTAATTCCTGCTACTTACGAAACCGTTAGCGAGCAAATTTTGGTAAAACCTGCCGGTAAAAAGTTAATCGAAGTTCCTGCTAAATACGATAACGTTACTGAGCAGATTTTGGTAAGCCCTGAAACAGGTCGTTGGGTAAAGAAAAAAGTTGACCCCGCTTGTTTATCTGCCAATCCTGAAGATTGTATGGTTCAATGTTGGGAAAAAGTTCCTGCACAATACAAAACCATCACTAAACGTGTAACTGTTCAGCCTGCAACTACTCAAGAAGTAGAGATTCCTGCTGAATACAAAACAGTTACTAAACAAGTTATCAAAACTCCTGCAACTACCCGCGTAGTAGATATTCCTGCTGAATACAAAACCATCACTACCAAAAAATTAGTTTCTCCTGCTACTTCACGCACTGAATCTATCCCTGCTGAGTACAAAGATGTTACTAAACGTAATTTGGTAAGAAAAGGTGAATTCACAGGCTGGCAAGAAGTTTTGTGCGCTGCTAAAACTACCGACAGCAAAATTATGAGCGTACAACGCGCTTTGCAAGGTCAAGGTTACGATCCAGGTCCGATTGACGGCGTAATGGGTTCTAAAACTAAAGCTGCTTTGACTAAATTCCAAACAGACAAAGGTTTGAGCGTAGGCAACATGAGCATCGAGACTTTGAAAGCTTTGGGTGTTGATGCTAATTAA
- a CDS encoding nuclear transport factor 2 family protein, whose protein sequence is MNMIPLYRFLFLNIFFVVLLAQQSVAQIQSGSLSTADSISITNILQAQQAAWNRADVRGFMEGYHQSDSLRFMGKSGITYGWQATLDRYLKNYPDAATMGQLQFTMLSLEALTPEMALMTGKWELFRTEKENIEGYFSLIWKKIQGKWRIVFDHSS, encoded by the coding sequence ATGAACATGATTCCTTTATATCGTTTTCTTTTTTTGAACATCTTTTTTGTTGTTCTGCTTGCACAACAATCAGTTGCACAAATCCAATCCGGCAGCCTTTCCACTGCCGACAGCATAAGTATCACCAACATTTTGCAGGCACAACAAGCCGCTTGGAATCGCGCCGATGTGCGGGGCTTTATGGAAGGCTACCACCAAAGCGACAGCCTCCGTTTTATGGGCAAAAGCGGAATTACCTACGGCTGGCAGGCTACTTTAGACCGCTACCTCAAAAACTACCCCGATGCCGCTACTATGGGGCAACTTCAATTTACTATGCTGTCGCTCGAAGCACTCACGCCCGAAATGGCTCTGATGACCGGAAAATGGGAGCTTTTCCGCACCGAAAAAGAAAATATTGAAGGTTATTTTTCACTGATTTGGAAAAAAATTCAAGGCAAATGGCGCATTGTATTTGACCATTCCAGTTAA
- a CDS encoding PhoH family protein, translated as MKEIIINIEGVSLVEFFGINNEHFKILKRAFPGLKITHRGNRIHAIGGEHELEVFQDKVENMMLFLRRYGHLSIDNLENMLEGLEIQSQNLPPQDDSIIVFSSNGNPIRAKTPNQKRLVEAVNKHDIVFAIGPAGTGKTYTAVALGVRELKNKTVKRIILTRPAIEAGESLGFLPGDLKEKIDPYLRPLYDALDDLIPRDKLKMYLENRTIEIAPLAYMRGRTLNSAFIILDEAQNATQVQMKMFLTRLGPSAKYVVTGDLSQVDLPHNQKSGLRRALDILRDIEGISVVRLTEEDVVRHRLVKEIIKAYDRSEEEARKRNEEMKEAAEAETKPMKKGNGDSA; from the coding sequence TTGAAAGAAATCATCATTAATATTGAAGGCGTGAGTTTAGTGGAATTTTTCGGTATCAACAACGAACATTTCAAAATACTCAAACGCGCATTTCCCGGACTAAAAATTACACATCGTGGCAATCGCATACACGCCATAGGTGGCGAACACGAGTTGGAGGTTTTTCAGGATAAGGTAGAAAATATGATGCTGTTTTTGCGCCGCTACGGTCATCTTTCTATTGACAATCTGGAAAATATGCTGGAAGGTTTGGAAATACAAAGCCAAAATTTGCCGCCGCAAGATGATAGCATTATTGTTTTTAGTTCCAACGGTAATCCGATTCGTGCCAAAACGCCCAACCAAAAACGCTTGGTGGAAGCAGTGAATAAGCACGATATAGTTTTTGCCATCGGACCTGCCGGAACCGGAAAAACCTATACTGCCGTAGCTTTGGGGGTACGCGAACTCAAAAATAAAACCGTCAAACGCATTATTCTCACGCGCCCCGCTATTGAAGCAGGCGAAAGCCTGGGATTTTTGCCGGGTGATTTAAAAGAAAAAATAGATCCTTATTTGCGCCCTTTGTACGATGCTTTGGACGATTTGATACCGCGCGACAAACTGAAAATGTATCTTGAAAATCGCACCATTGAAATTGCGCCTTTGGCTTATATGCGCGGTCGCACGCTCAATAGTGCTTTTATTATTTTGGACGAAGCCCAAAACGCTACACAAGTGCAGATGAAAATGTTTTTGACACGCTTGGGACCTTCGGCAAAATATGTGGTTACGGGCGATTTGTCGCAGGTGGATTTGCCGCATAACCAAAAGTCGGGTTTGCGCCGCGCTTTGGATATTTTGCGCGATATCGAAGGTATTTCGGTGGTGCGTCTCACAGAAGAAGATGTGGTGCGGCATCGTTTGGTGAAAGAAATCATCAAAGCCTACGACCGCTCCGAAGAAGAAGCACGCAAAAGAAACGAAGAAATGAAAGAAGCCGCCGAAGCAGAAACAAAACCGATGAAAAAGGGCAACGGCGACTCTGCATAA
- a CDS encoding proline--tRNA ligase — translation MSKEITSRSEDYSKWYNDLVIKAGLAEHSDVRGCMVIKPYGFAIWEKMRDILDKKFKDTGHVNAAFPLFIPKSFLSKEAEHVEGFAKECAVVTHYRLKNAPDGSGIIVDPEARLEEELIVRPTSETIIWSSYKRWVSSYRDLPLLINQWANVVRWEMRTRLFLRTTEFYWQEGHTAHETAQEAIDETRQMLDVYADFMENYMAVPVIKGEKSANERFAGAVDTYTCEGMMQDGKALQMGTSHFLGQNFPKAFDVKFLGRDGKEEYAWATSWGVSTRLMGALIMCHSDDDGLVLPPALAPLHVVVVPINSKQLDEKEAQLHEIVQTLKQQLATQGYTLKFDTDPTKRPGFKFADYEMRGVPVRIAIGARDLENGVLEIARRDTKEKQTVAIAQAAGYIVELLKDIQQNLFNKAKDYRDTHITQVNSMEEFEHVLEEKGGFISAHWDGTTETEVQIKERTKATIRCIPLNNLQEAGVCILTGKPSTQRVLFARAY, via the coding sequence ATGAGTAAAGAAATCACCTCCCGTTCCGAGGACTATTCTAAGTGGTACAATGATTTGGTAATAAAAGCAGGTCTCGCCGAGCATTCCGATGTGCGCGGTTGTATGGTTATTAAGCCTTATGGCTTTGCAATATGGGAAAAAATGCGCGATATTTTAGATAAAAAATTCAAAGATACGGGGCATGTCAATGCAGCTTTTCCTTTATTTATCCCGAAAAGTTTTCTATCTAAAGAGGCAGAACATGTGGAAGGTTTTGCGAAAGAGTGTGCCGTAGTTACACACTATCGCCTCAAAAACGCCCCCGACGGCAGTGGTATCATCGTAGATCCCGAAGCCCGTTTGGAAGAAGAACTCATCGTGCGCCCCACGTCAGAAACCATCATCTGGAGCTCGTACAAACGCTGGGTAAGCAGCTACCGCGATTTGCCTTTGCTCATCAATCAGTGGGCAAATGTAGTGCGTTGGGAAATGCGCACCCGCCTCTTTTTGCGCACCACTGAATTTTATTGGCAGGAAGGACATACCGCCCACGAAACCGCTCAAGAAGCCATCGACGAAACTCGTCAAATGTTGGACGTATATGCCGATTTTATGGAAAACTACATGGCGGTGCCTGTTATCAAAGGTGAAAAAAGTGCCAATGAACGCTTTGCAGGAGCAGTAGATACCTACACCTGCGAAGGTATGATGCAAGACGGCAAAGCCTTGCAAATGGGAACTTCGCATTTTTTAGGACAAAACTTTCCCAAAGCCTTTGATGTGAAATTTTTAGGGCGTGACGGCAAAGAAGAATATGCGTGGGCTACCAGCTGGGGCGTTTCTACCCGCTTGATGGGCGCACTCATTATGTGCCACTCCGATGACGATGGTTTGGTGCTGCCTCCGGCTTTGGCTCCTTTGCATGTGGTGGTAGTGCCTATCAACAGCAAGCAATTGGACGAAAAAGAAGCCCAACTCCATGAAATCGTACAGACATTGAAACAACAATTAGCAACACAGGGCTACACCCTCAAATTTGATACCGACCCTACCAAACGCCCGGGCTTCAAATTCGCCGACTACGAAATGCGCGGTGTGCCGGTGCGCATTGCCATAGGTGCACGCGATTTGGAAAATGGTGTGCTTGAAATTGCCCGCCGCGATACCAAAGAAAAACAAACTGTTGCTATTGCGCAGGCTGCCGGATATATTGTGGAATTGTTGAAAGATATTCAGCAAAATTTATTCAACAAAGCAAAAGACTACCGCGATACCCACATCACCCAAGTGAATAGCATGGAAGAATTTGAGCATGTGCTGGAAGAAAAAGGCGGCTTTATCAGTGCACACTGGGACGGCACTACCGAAACCGAAGTGCAGATTAAAGAACGCACCAAAGCAACTATTCGTTGTATTCCTTTAAACAATCTGCAGGAAGCAGGAGTTTGTATATTGACAGGAAAACCCTCCACACAAAGAGTTTTATTTGCCCGTGCATATTAA